From the genome of Triticum aestivum cultivar Chinese Spring chromosome 3B, IWGSC CS RefSeq v2.1, whole genome shotgun sequence, one region includes:
- the LOC123072035 gene encoding exocyst complex component EXO70A1: MDLATVPRPASEKVHLAVGDDAKQCWLALRWALHFIPPQMLLVLVHIHRPSTPTVLGASVPASKLTEDHVREHRISERNMIEKNLEECLQMYKVKAEILIIDKDDVVVGLGEVVKDQKVTTLVMGVKRRKHGWKSKTADALEKQADCLCNILYLHKGILVASRHQHTDRKIGIPSLVGCHFSGSNSNTTKSSSFFNSRSTTDTFDTEHLDDPSLVMNSTYIYNDCRFNAIIGLKSFDTFKELVKQQILAEHSRDLYQAFNIKYCDIFTGCQLIGGFDSLIGVDPQHLGEEHWKSIKSWPAVLEYIVSVLKTLQMQLLMQNHRACNGFTHDDLSEAVKKPIRRLFTVASIVSDHEVRKSPEKLFCVLNMYTALIDAAPTLRKVFSTKSIRDVLQELEDSVRGILKELKGLIQTYNSPKVVQDGDILPICGYLMRYIMLLVKHKGSLDTILSHDYTDSLLKVEGMSLTSGLVSGLITDLESVIDKQSKQCAASKGLQFIFLMNNVHLILQEVKQSDVQLTVKAKWFEKRRSLIKGYIKSYLSASWGPVTSTLEVAKSMSPSKKARINLLNFWYTAPPLTPLQSFASSFNEACSSQICLKVPSPALRDELRVKILEFVSRAYHEHLAGQRQSAEQNAREFESEWKTKISDLFEG, encoded by the exons ATGGATCTGGCAACTGTACCTCGACCTGCAAGTGAGAAGGTACACCTGGCAGTGGGGGATGATGCTAAGCAGTGTTGGCTTGCTCTCCGATGGGCTTTGCACTTCATCCCACCACAGATGTTGTTAGTTCTTGTCCACATCCACAGGCCAAGTACCCCAA CCGTATTGGGAGCTTCAGTGCCAGCAAGTAAGTTGACAGAAGATCATGTTAGAGAGCACAGGATAAGTGAGAGAAACATGATCGAGAAGAACTTAGAGGAATGCTTGCAGATGTATAAG GTCAAAGCAGAGATACTCATAATTGACAAAGATGATGTGGTCGTTGGACTTGGGGAGGTAGTCAAAGACCAGAAGGTTACCACACTCGTTATGGGCGTTAAAAGAAG AAAACATGGCTGGAAGAGCAAGACAGCAGATGCTTTGGAAAAACAGGCCGACTGCTTGTGCAATATTCTGTATCTTCATAAGGGAATTCTTGTTGCGAGCAG GCATCAGCACACAGACAGGAAAATTGGCATTCCTTCTTTGGTAGGTTGCCACTTCTCAGGCAGTAATAGTAACACCACGAAATCCTCTTCTTTCTTCAACTCTCGAAGCACCACCGACACCTTTGACACGGAACATCTTGATGACCCTTCCCTAGTGATGAATTCAACCTATATATACAATGATTGTAGATTCAATGCTATAATTGGTCTCAAGTCATTTGACACTTTTAAGGAGCTAGTAaagcagcaaattttagctgagCACTCAAGGGACTTGTACCAGGCATTCAACATCAAATACTGTGATATCTTCACTGGGTGCCAGTTAATTGGTGGCTTTGACTCACTCATTGGAGTAGATCCCCAACATTTAGGGGAGGAACATTGGAAATCCATCAAGAGCTGGCCTGCAGTGTTGGAGTATATTGTCAGTGTTCTCAAGACATTGCAGATGCAGCTCCTCATGCAGAATCATCGTGCATGCAATGGATTTACACATGATGACCTTTCAGAAGCAGTGAAAAAACCTATTAGGCGTCTGTTCACTGTTGCTTCAATTGTATCTGACCATGAGGTGCGGAAGTCACCAGAGAAGCTATTCTGTGTATTGAACATGTACACAGCACTCATAGATGCTGCCCCCACTCTCAGGAAAGTCTTCTCTACAAAATCCATCAGAGATGTTCTTCAAGAACTGGAGGACTCTGTAAGGGGAATACTTAAAGAACTTAAAGGCTTAATTCAGACATACAACTCACCAAAAGTAGTGCAGGATGGAGATATCCTGCCGATATGTGGGTACCTCATGAGATACATCATGCTCCTAGTGAAGCATAAAGGTTCACTTGATACGATTCTATCTCATGATTACACTGACAGTCTGTTGAAAGTTGAGGGAATGAGTTTGACAAGTGGTCTAGTATCTGGGCTCATTACTGATCTAGAATCAGTAATTGATAAACAGTCAAAGCAATGTGCTGCTTCTAAAGGACTCCAATTCATATTCTTGATGAACAACGTACATTTGATACTTCAAGAAGTCAAGCAATCAGATGTACAGCTGACTGTAAAAGCCAAGTGGTTTGAGAAACGCCGATCCTTGATCAAGGGGTACATAAAGAGTTACCTATCTGCATCATGGGGACCTGTTACGTCCACCTTGGAGGTTGCAAAAAGCATGTCTCCCAGTAAAAAGGCAAGGATAAACTTGCTCAACTTCTGGTACACGGCTCCGCCTCTGACTCCCTTGCAGAGTTTTGCTTCGTCTTTCAATGAAGCTTGCAGTAGCCAGATTTGCTTGAAGGTACCCAGTCCAGCTCTTCGAGATGAGCTTCGTGTAAAGATCCTTGAGTTTGTTAGTCGAGCGTACCATGAACACTTGGCAGGTCAGAGACAGTCTGCAGAACAAAATGCGAGGGAATTTGAGTCGGAGTGGAAAACCAAAATTAGTGATTTGTTTGAAGGATGA